The following are from one region of the Acidobacteriota bacterium genome:
- a CDS encoding sigma-54-dependent Fis family transcriptional regulator: MAQRPYAGAQIPTGLLIVSPNASLRKYLTSQLQSGRWRLDEAVSGAEGLQKAEAGQASIVLLDHALPDLHAEEFTELLRSQCPQAEVVSLHPQSGEPIFHDPPSESTLVQLTRDLERPSPLKPVPAEVSASREIARPNALPDMVGDTPPMRQLYSMIQLVAQRDTTVLLTGETGTGKDLVARALHELSLRRLKPFVIINCAAIPEALLEAELFGYVKGAFTGAVQSRIGRIHAAQGGTLFLDEIGDLPLGLQSKLLRFLEQGEVQRLGSTDTLRVDVRVVAATNAQLNRLVQEKLFREDLFYRLSVFPICLPPLRDRRADLVPLAQTFLRMYARRELALSQEAMFRLQEHNWPGNVRELRNVIERACILASQEWSIRPEHIIL; this comes from the coding sequence TTGGCCCAGCGGCCTTATGCTGGGGCACAGATACCAACTGGATTACTCATCGTAAGTCCCAACGCATCTCTGAGGAAGTACCTCACCTCTCAGCTTCAGTCAGGACGCTGGCGTCTCGACGAAGCAGTCAGTGGCGCCGAGGGACTTCAGAAAGCGGAAGCGGGACAAGCTTCCATCGTGCTTCTCGACCATGCTTTGCCGGACTTGCACGCCGAGGAATTCACGGAACTCCTTCGATCCCAGTGTCCGCAGGCCGAAGTGGTATCGTTGCATCCGCAGAGTGGCGAACCGATTTTTCATGACCCGCCGTCCGAGTCGACTCTGGTGCAACTCACTCGAGACCTGGAACGCCCGTCTCCCCTCAAACCGGTTCCCGCAGAGGTCTCGGCTTCTCGTGAGATCGCTCGACCCAACGCACTGCCGGACATGGTTGGCGATACGCCGCCCATGCGCCAACTCTATTCCATGATTCAGTTGGTTGCCCAACGTGACACGACCGTTTTGCTGACCGGTGAGACTGGAACCGGAAAGGATCTGGTCGCGCGCGCATTGCACGAGCTTAGCCTTCGCAGGCTCAAGCCATTTGTGATCATCAACTGCGCTGCCATCCCGGAGGCACTGCTGGAAGCGGAACTGTTCGGCTATGTCAAAGGCGCTTTTACGGGAGCCGTACAGTCGAGGATCGGGCGCATCCATGCGGCCCAGGGAGGGACACTCTTCCTCGACGAAATTGGAGATCTGCCACTGGGCCTGCAATCAAAGCTCTTGCGTTTCCTGGAACAAGGAGAAGTGCAAAGGCTCGGCAGCACCGACACGTTACGCGTGGACGTGAGAGTGGTGGCTGCCACGAATGCCCAATTGAACCGCCTGGTGCAGGAAAAACTGTTCCGCGAAGATTTGTTTTATCGTCTGTCCGTATTTCCAATCTGTCTTCCGCCGCTGCGCGACCGTCGCGCCGATCTCGTACCACTCGCCCAAACATTCCTCAGGATGTATGCACGCCGCGAATTGGCTCTCAGTCAAGAAGCCATGTTTCGATTGCAGGAGCACAACTGGCCGGGCAACGTTCGAGAACTTCGCAATGTGATCGAACGCGCGTGCATTCTCGCCAGCCAGGAATGGTCAATCCGCCCCGAACACATAATTCTCTAA
- a CDS encoding flagellar biosynthesis protein FlgD, giving the protein MMIQPMTQAAASSTPASSSSPVSAKDTSANYLQLLIAELQAQDPTSPLDPNQMTAQIVSLNQLDQLIQIRSLLQGVAK; this is encoded by the coding sequence ATGATGATCCAACCCATGACGCAGGCAGCGGCCAGCAGCACACCGGCATCATCGAGCAGCCCGGTCAGCGCGAAAGACACTTCCGCGAACTATCTTCAGCTTTTGATTGCCGAATTGCAGGCGCAGGATCCGACTTCGCCGCTTGATCCCAACCAGATGACTGCGCAGATCGTGTCGCTCAACCAACTTGATCAGCTCATTCAGATTCGTTCGTTGTTGCAGGGCGTCGCAAAGTAA
- a CDS encoding flagellar assembly protein FliH/Type III secretion system HrpE, producing MKAFEYQDIRPFTGESTYGPPPLANANSVSQDPHEQLATRLLQVHDEGVRQGEQNVKAEYAQSMIQERARITAAVKQFEVTVADYYSRIEVEVVKLSLAIATKILHRESQVDPLLVAALARVALDKLHRNTRTVIRVRPEETSGWRQYFAQNTDQATMPEIVEDATVQPQSCTLETDLGSTELGVETQLKEIENGLFDLLAQRPQPK from the coding sequence ATGAAGGCGTTCGAATATCAGGACATCCGGCCGTTTACGGGCGAATCGACGTACGGCCCTCCGCCGCTTGCCAACGCGAACAGCGTCTCACAGGATCCGCATGAGCAACTAGCGACACGCCTTCTGCAAGTGCATGACGAAGGTGTTCGCCAGGGTGAGCAGAACGTGAAAGCGGAGTACGCTCAGTCCATGATTCAGGAGCGCGCTCGAATTACGGCGGCTGTGAAGCAATTCGAGGTCACGGTTGCAGACTACTATTCGCGAATCGAAGTTGAAGTCGTCAAACTCTCTCTCGCGATCGCCACCAAGATTCTCCATCGCGAGTCGCAGGTGGACCCGTTGCTCGTGGCTGCCCTGGCGCGCGTCGCTCTCGACAAACTGCACAGAAATACGAGGACCGTTATTCGAGTACGGCCCGAAGAAACTTCCGGGTGGCGACAATATTTCGCGCAAAATACGGATCAGGCCACCATGCCCGAGATTGTTGAGGACGCCACCGTCCAGCCGCAAAGCTGCACGCTGGAGACGGATCTTGGCTCGACGGAACTCGGTGTCGAAACGCAACTGAAAGAAATTGAGAACGGACTCTTTGACCTGCTTGCGCAAAGGCCGCAGCCGAAATGA
- a CDS encoding sigma-54-dependent Fis family transcriptional regulator, with protein MTEFANKTVLLVDDEPAMRMALAANFERTGWTVETACGVTEALQKVQANIFPLVVTDVRMPDGNGLQVMRAARTASANTAVILLTAYGTVSEAVQAIQGGACDYLTKPVSFDLLQSAVERVMTNAKRPVQVSNTPSNRIIGNSPALLHALQRAANAAAANADVLVEAESGTGKELLARYIHDQSSRRQGPFVAVNCAALPEHLLESELFGHVRGAFTGATVTKPGKFDLADGGTLLLDEIGEMPLVLQPKLLRVLQERECERLGDTKPRRVNVRVIATTNAPLLRLVEEGRFRLDLYYRLNVIPLTLPPLRQRREDIPQLAQHFAEVVAAHTQQPVRRLLPEFVLQLQRQSWPGNVRELGNFIRRVLTLTRSEEIGIEHFSAEFVTNVSELRVERNPMRPGTAMRELERQLLQSTLEATHGNRTHAAEMLGVSLRTIRNKIREYGLPPRRFA; from the coding sequence ATGACTGAGTTCGCGAACAAGACGGTACTGCTCGTCGACGATGAACCTGCCATGCGGATGGCGCTCGCCGCCAATTTTGAGCGTACCGGATGGACGGTCGAAACTGCCTGCGGAGTGACGGAGGCTCTTCAGAAAGTGCAGGCGAACATTTTTCCGCTCGTCGTCACCGACGTCCGCATGCCTGACGGTAACGGGCTCCAGGTAATGAGAGCTGCCCGCACCGCATCAGCCAATACCGCAGTCATCTTGCTCACAGCGTACGGAACCGTCTCCGAAGCCGTACAAGCCATTCAAGGTGGCGCCTGCGATTACCTCACCAAACCGGTTTCGTTCGACCTGCTGCAGAGCGCAGTCGAACGAGTGATGACCAACGCGAAACGTCCTGTTCAAGTTTCAAACACTCCTTCCAATCGCATCATTGGGAATTCTCCCGCGCTTTTGCATGCACTGCAGCGCGCCGCCAATGCCGCTGCCGCCAACGCAGACGTACTCGTGGAAGCGGAGAGTGGAACGGGCAAAGAACTGTTGGCGCGCTATATCCACGACCAAAGCAGCCGTCGTCAGGGACCATTCGTCGCCGTCAACTGCGCCGCCCTCCCTGAGCATCTGCTTGAGTCCGAGTTGTTCGGTCATGTACGTGGAGCCTTCACCGGCGCCACCGTTACCAAGCCAGGCAAATTCGACCTGGCAGATGGCGGCACGCTGCTGCTCGATGAAATTGGCGAGATGCCACTCGTGCTTCAACCCAAGCTTCTACGAGTTCTTCAGGAAAGAGAATGTGAACGCCTGGGCGATACCAAACCGCGACGGGTTAACGTGCGCGTCATCGCCACCACCAACGCGCCGCTGCTTCGCCTGGTAGAAGAAGGGCGCTTCCGGCTCGATCTGTATTACCGGTTGAACGTGATTCCGCTAACGCTACCGCCTTTGCGGCAGCGTCGCGAGGACATTCCTCAACTGGCGCAGCATTTTGCGGAAGTAGTGGCTGCTCATACGCAACAACCGGTGCGCCGGTTGCTTCCGGAATTCGTTCTGCAACTGCAGCGGCAATCGTGGCCAGGCAATGTCCGAGAGCTCGGCAACTTCATCCGGCGGGTTCTTACACTCACGCGCTCCGAGGAGATTGGAATCGAGCACTTCAGCGCTGAATTCGTCACGAATGTGTCGGAGTTACGGGTGGAACGGAATCCGATGCGTCCCGGTACGGCGATGCGTGAGTTGGAAAGACAGCTTCTCCAATCCACTTTGGAAGCCACCCACGGCAATCGAACCCACGCCGCTGAAATGCTTGGAGTCAGCCTGCGCACGATCCGCAACAAAATTCGCGAATACGGTTTGCCGCCCCGGAGGTTTGCGTGA
- a CDS encoding flagellar biosynthesis protein FlgB, with amino-acid sequence MNAIDFLERYLSLTSQRHTTVVTNMANIDTPGYRTRDVDFRSELQRVANGTQSSLQSTAREVRGLIERPDGNNVNLDREGMALAETQMQYRTAVQLIRSEFHRLLTAINEGK; translated from the coding sequence ATGAACGCCATCGATTTCCTGGAACGCTATCTCTCGCTGACGTCCCAACGCCACACCACTGTCGTCACCAACATGGCGAACATCGACACGCCGGGTTATCGCACCCGCGACGTCGATTTTCGCTCGGAATTACAGCGAGTCGCTAACGGAACGCAATCAAGCTTGCAGTCCACAGCAAGAGAAGTGCGCGGCCTGATTGAGAGGCCGGATGGAAACAATGTGAATCTTGACCGCGAAGGTATGGCCTTGGCTGAAACGCAAATGCAATACCGGACCGCAGTCCAGTTAATCCGGTCCGAGTTCCACCGGCTGTTAACTGCCATCAATGAGGGGAAGTAA
- the fliE gene encoding flagellar hook-basal body complex protein FliE has protein sequence MSNTISHLPSSLPIAPMPASTGVGPSKSSGFSSSLANAIEQVEQLHTDAQSNAADMMQNGGQDLHNVMIAVEKADISFQLMMQVRNKIVNAYQEISRLQF, from the coding sequence ATGAGCAACACGATTTCGCATCTGCCAAGTTCGTTACCGATTGCGCCCATGCCGGCCTCTACGGGGGTTGGTCCAAGCAAGTCGAGTGGGTTTTCGTCGAGCCTCGCGAACGCCATTGAGCAGGTCGAACAGCTTCACACTGACGCGCAATCCAACGCTGCCGACATGATGCAAAACGGTGGACAAGATCTGCACAACGTGATGATCGCCGTTGAAAAGGCCGACATTTCATTTCAATTGATGATGCAAGTGCGCAACAAAATCGTGAATGCTTATCAGGAGATCTCGCGCCTGCAATTCTAA
- the flgC gene encoding flagellar basal body rod protein FlgC: MSDMFSMLQISGSAMSAERQRAEVVAANLANANTTRTTDGGPYRRKEVVFSSTGASPFRLAFQRISHLLGAPTAAVRVAKVVADPASPLMRYEPGHPDANPQGYVAYPAINPIQEMVDLMGAVRAYQLNASAVNASKQMFQQAIDILRA, from the coding sequence ATGAGCGACATGTTTTCGATGTTACAGATCAGCGGCTCCGCGATGTCAGCGGAACGGCAGCGAGCCGAAGTCGTAGCCGCAAACCTGGCCAATGCCAACACCACTCGAACAACCGACGGCGGACCGTATCGCAGGAAAGAAGTGGTTTTCTCCAGCACTGGCGCTTCGCCTTTTCGTTTGGCATTCCAGAGAATCAGCCATTTGCTTGGAGCACCGACCGCAGCCGTTCGCGTCGCGAAAGTGGTCGCTGACCCTGCGTCCCCTTTGATGCGCTATGAACCGGGCCATCCCGACGCCAACCCGCAAGGGTACGTTGCGTATCCGGCAATCAATCCCATACAGGAAATGGTGGACCTGATGGGAGCCGTCCGGGCGTACCAGTTGAATGCTTCGGCGGTGAATGCTTCGAAACAGATGTTCCAGCAGGCCATTGACATCCTGCGCGCCTAG
- the fliF gene encoding flagellar M-ring protein FliF, translating to MASGTDMIDQLRGMVSVLTTKQKLSLAGGAAVTIATILFFVHTLSKPDFKPLYTNMEPADAQALAQRLLGKQIVYEITPDGKSISVLADKLDSARLELASEGMPHSGRLGFELFDKMNWGGTEFDDKVNYQRALEGELERTIQKLKNVESVRVHLVMPTDSLFVDRERAAKASVILNLRYGRITPDMQLSIARLASGAVDKLSPENVTVIDANDDRPTRFAEHDPTSAAGGLETELSTRILDTLAPVVGPEAVRANVNVEYDTSSSEENQETFDPKQVVAVSTQRADEQVGGAGNGGVPGTSSNVPGASANAKTQAASPENFQTSHTESSSYAVSKVTKHILQPGGRIRRITAAVVVDDVAEVAAANGKNTTTHRKRTPEELKQIEQLASAVIGLDSARGDNVTVQNLSFQKFTVDQPTKPGAVERVRVTLTDWSTAIRYGVVLLLFALAYLLLLRPVKKQALLAFKDIQSRMPLKSELSRSQSEASLLSPSQQALALKQKMVDKVKADPAVAGQMVQNLLRGGGQ from the coding sequence ATGGCGTCCGGGACCGACATGATTGACCAGTTGCGCGGCATGGTGAGCGTACTCACCACTAAACAGAAGCTTTCGCTTGCGGGGGGCGCCGCGGTCACAATTGCCACCATCCTGTTTTTTGTGCACACCCTGTCGAAGCCGGACTTCAAGCCTCTCTACACCAACATGGAACCTGCCGATGCGCAGGCACTCGCCCAGCGTCTACTTGGGAAGCAGATCGTCTACGAAATTACTCCCGACGGAAAATCAATTTCTGTGCTCGCCGACAAGCTCGATTCGGCCCGCCTGGAGCTGGCTTCCGAAGGCATGCCGCATTCTGGACGCCTCGGCTTCGAACTATTCGACAAGATGAACTGGGGCGGCACGGAGTTTGACGACAAAGTGAACTACCAGCGCGCGCTGGAGGGCGAGTTGGAACGAACGATCCAAAAACTGAAGAACGTGGAAAGCGTTCGCGTCCACCTGGTGATGCCCACTGATTCCCTGTTTGTGGATCGTGAGCGTGCCGCGAAAGCCTCTGTGATTCTGAATTTGCGGTATGGACGCATCACTCCCGACATGCAACTCTCCATCGCGCGACTTGCGTCCGGAGCGGTCGACAAGCTTTCGCCCGAAAACGTGACTGTTATCGATGCAAACGACGACCGTCCCACTCGTTTTGCGGAACACGACCCCACCTCCGCAGCCGGTGGCCTGGAGACAGAACTGAGCACGCGAATCCTGGACACTCTCGCGCCCGTCGTAGGACCCGAAGCTGTCCGAGCCAACGTGAACGTCGAATACGATACCAGCAGTTCCGAAGAGAATCAGGAGACATTCGATCCCAAGCAGGTTGTCGCCGTCTCGACGCAGCGTGCCGACGAACAGGTGGGTGGCGCCGGCAACGGCGGTGTCCCAGGAACCTCCAGTAATGTTCCGGGCGCCAGTGCGAATGCAAAAACGCAGGCTGCCTCGCCCGAGAATTTTCAAACTTCGCACACGGAATCCAGTTCTTATGCCGTGAGCAAGGTGACCAAGCACATCCTGCAGCCCGGCGGTCGCATTCGCAGGATCACCGCCGCTGTTGTGGTCGATGACGTTGCCGAAGTCGCCGCAGCAAACGGGAAAAACACCACCACACACCGCAAACGCACTCCCGAAGAATTGAAGCAGATCGAACAACTTGCCAGTGCCGTGATTGGTCTCGATTCAGCTCGCGGTGACAATGTCACGGTGCAGAATCTGTCCTTCCAGAAATTTACTGTCGATCAACCCACCAAGCCGGGGGCCGTGGAACGCGTGCGGGTGACGCTCACCGACTGGTCGACCGCGATTCGCTATGGCGTCGTACTCCTGCTGTTTGCGCTGGCGTATCTCCTCTTGTTGAGGCCAGTAAAGAAGCAGGCGTTGCTGGCGTTCAAAGATATTCAGTCGCGCATGCCTTTGAAATCGGAACTCAGCCGGTCGCAGAGTGAGGCCAGCCTGCTGAGCCCGAGTCAGCAGGCGCTGGCCTTGAAACAGAAAATGGTCGACAAGGTGAAAGCCGATCCTGCAGTCGCCGGACAGATGGTACAAAACCTGTTGCGTGGAGGGGGGCAATAA
- a CDS encoding response regulator transcription factor has translation MNVESEVSEQTSVSDKTSSRPRERILVAEDDIALAHCLQKGLARENLLIDLVHDGLSAWQAAQVDQYDLLILDLNLPLLDGLSLLRKLRPLRPHLPVLVLTGLSGIEDRVQVLDSGADDFLSKPFSLFELGARVRALLRRVRGNPGRTICVSDMFMDRDQQRVERCGKRIPLSSKEFAVLECLMANAGKPVTRSMIMESAWGTPYDGATNLVDVYVKYVRDKVDGGATEKLIHTVRGIGYVVAQDRNPVLAPPPHRTEPEALALSGD, from the coding sequence ATGAACGTGGAGTCAGAAGTTTCAGAGCAGACATCAGTTTCAGATAAGACATCCAGCCGCCCCCGAGAGAGAATCCTGGTAGCCGAAGACGACATCGCATTGGCTCACTGCCTCCAGAAAGGACTCGCTCGCGAGAATCTTCTCATCGATCTCGTCCATGACGGCTTGTCTGCATGGCAAGCCGCTCAAGTTGACCAATACGATCTGTTGATACTGGATTTGAATCTCCCTCTGTTGGACGGTTTGTCCCTGTTGCGGAAGCTTCGCCCCTTGCGCCCGCATCTGCCCGTGCTGGTCCTCACTGGGCTCTCAGGAATCGAAGATCGTGTCCAGGTGCTCGACAGCGGGGCGGATGATTTCCTGAGTAAACCATTCTCGCTCTTTGAATTGGGCGCACGCGTGCGAGCGCTGCTCCGCCGAGTCCGTGGCAATCCCGGCCGTACCATCTGTGTGAGCGATATGTTCATGGATCGCGATCAGCAGCGTGTGGAACGATGCGGCAAGCGCATTCCCCTATCGAGTAAAGAGTTTGCCGTTCTTGAGTGCCTGATGGCCAACGCCGGCAAGCCCGTCACTCGCAGCATGATCATGGAAAGCGCGTGGGGAACTCCCTACGACGGTGCGACCAACCTGGTCGATGTCTACGTCAAGTACGTTCGAGACAAGGTCGATGGTGGAGCCACCGAAAAGCTCATCCATACGGTCCGGGGAATCGGGTACGTCGTTGCCCAGGACCGCAACCCCGTGCTGGCACCTCCCCCACATAGGACCGAGCCTGAAGCCCTTGCTCTTTCCGGAGACTGA
- a CDS encoding FliI/YscN family ATPase, with protein MNRPSLSPYLNWVKACSGMRWTGHVTQVVGNLVESAGPFCSVGETCEIVTSNDQRMPGEIVGFRDSTVLAMPLERPAGIRLGDRITAWGATPALRVGPELLGRVIDATGAPLDSGADYRAASRLPLDGSAPLPLDRTPIQEPIGCGVRAIDAFLTCGRGQRIGIFGGSGVGKSTLLGMMARGTGADMTVLALVGERGREVREFLEDALGEEGRRRSVVIVSTSDQSPLLRVRAALAATTVAEYFCRKGKNVLLVVDSLTRFAMAQREIGLAAGEPPTTKGYTPSVLSMLSRLVERTGNFATGSITAFYTVLMEGDDQQDPLVDTVRSLLDGHIVLDRNLSSRGQFPSISVLDSLSRLMPKVCRPEHIEKVRGLRTLLAAYARSEDLIRIGAYSAGSDPLLDQAIAALPQINSFLIQSVSEHAPLSETMEKFMALPS; from the coding sequence ATGAATCGTCCCTCCCTGTCGCCATATCTGAACTGGGTCAAAGCCTGCTCTGGCATGCGGTGGACGGGCCACGTAACGCAAGTGGTCGGCAATCTGGTGGAATCGGCGGGCCCGTTTTGTTCCGTCGGGGAGACATGTGAAATCGTTACTTCGAATGACCAGCGTATGCCGGGGGAGATCGTTGGCTTTCGTGACTCGACCGTTCTGGCAATGCCGCTCGAACGACCGGCCGGAATTCGCCTGGGAGATCGTATTACTGCGTGGGGCGCTACACCGGCACTGCGTGTTGGTCCTGAATTGCTCGGCCGCGTCATCGACGCTACCGGCGCACCACTCGACTCCGGCGCCGACTATCGCGCAGCTTCCCGCTTGCCGCTCGACGGTTCGGCGCCCTTGCCCCTTGATCGCACTCCAATTCAAGAGCCAATCGGCTGCGGTGTTCGCGCCATCGATGCGTTCCTGACCTGCGGGCGCGGCCAGCGTATCGGTATCTTCGGAGGCAGTGGCGTCGGCAAGAGCACCTTGCTCGGCATGATGGCTCGCGGCACCGGCGCCGATATGACCGTTCTGGCCCTGGTGGGAGAGCGAGGCCGCGAAGTACGCGAATTCCTGGAAGATGCTCTCGGAGAAGAGGGTCGCCGCCGCTCCGTTGTCATCGTCTCGACCTCTGATCAGTCACCGCTCTTGCGGGTGCGCGCAGCCTTAGCCGCCACCACAGTTGCTGAATATTTCTGTCGTAAGGGCAAGAATGTCCTGTTGGTCGTCGACTCGCTGACGCGCTTTGCTATGGCCCAGCGTGAAATCGGATTGGCCGCTGGCGAGCCGCCGACTACGAAAGGCTATACGCCGTCGGTGCTTTCGATGTTGTCCCGGCTGGTCGAGCGCACCGGGAACTTCGCAACCGGAAGCATCACCGCGTTTTATACCGTGCTGATGGAAGGAGACGATCAGCAAGATCCGCTGGTCGATACCGTTCGCTCGCTGCTCGACGGACATATTGTTCTTGATCGCAACCTGAGTTCTCGCGGGCAATTTCCTTCCATTTCCGTGCTCGACAGCTTGAGCCGCTTGATGCCGAAGGTTTGCCGTCCCGAACACATTGAGAAAGTGCGCGGGCTGCGGACTCTGCTGGCGGCCTATGCGCGGTCGGAAGATCTGATCCGCATCGGCGCTTACAGTGCCGGCAGCGATCCCCTACTTGACCAGGCCATCGCAGCGCTTCCGCAGATCAATTCTTTCCTCATCCAAAGCGTAAGTGAACATGCTCCCTTGTCGGAGACCATGGAGAAGTTCATGGCGTTGCCCTCTTAA
- the fliG gene encoding flagellar motor switch protein FliG, translated as MAAQAQGPMTGPRKAAIFLAALGEEAASLVLRHLSEREVEALSGELAGLDRVEAEVAHGVLLEIAEAAEKIPSVTGGAEYVRQILRRTFNEEDCKRFLDRIPSLTRQQSASLDGLRSTDPHLLSTVLQEEHPQAIALILAQLDSTQASAILGKLPQEAASDVLSRLAQLKQFSPESAQAVSEVLQSKLPSRGDRPRQNYSGLKSAADVLNRMNANHAAPLLEALDREHPTVAIGIRNLMFTFEDLISVPEVSLREWLTAIEKKTLALALKGASEEVRNYIMKGMSSRAAQMLREDIEALGPVRGKEIAKAQEEAIAVARQLESEGKLVLRPDGEDEYVV; from the coding sequence ATGGCCGCACAGGCACAGGGTCCCATGACCGGTCCGCGCAAGGCTGCTATTTTTCTCGCGGCCCTGGGGGAAGAAGCGGCGAGTCTTGTCCTACGGCATCTCAGCGAGCGTGAAGTAGAGGCGCTGAGCGGCGAACTTGCTGGACTCGACAGAGTCGAAGCTGAGGTGGCGCACGGTGTGCTCCTCGAAATTGCCGAAGCGGCTGAGAAGATTCCGTCCGTTACCGGCGGAGCCGAGTATGTTCGCCAGATCCTGCGCCGGACTTTCAACGAAGAAGACTGCAAACGATTTCTGGATCGCATCCCTTCTTTGACGCGTCAACAGTCCGCTTCGCTGGATGGGCTGCGTTCGACCGATCCCCACCTTCTGTCTACGGTTCTCCAAGAGGAACATCCGCAGGCGATCGCGCTGATTCTAGCCCAACTTGATTCCACACAAGCTTCTGCAATTCTCGGTAAGTTGCCGCAAGAAGCGGCGTCCGACGTTCTCTCACGTCTCGCGCAGCTGAAGCAGTTCTCTCCCGAGTCAGCGCAAGCGGTGTCAGAAGTCTTGCAGTCCAAACTTCCCAGCCGGGGTGATCGTCCCCGGCAGAACTATTCCGGACTCAAGAGCGCGGCCGATGTCCTGAATAGAATGAACGCGAATCATGCGGCGCCGCTACTGGAAGCGCTGGACAGGGAGCATCCGACCGTCGCGATCGGTATCCGGAACCTGATGTTCACCTTCGAAGACTTGATCTCCGTTCCCGAAGTATCGTTGCGTGAATGGCTGACTGCAATAGAAAAGAAAACTCTCGCCCTCGCGCTTAAAGGCGCTAGCGAAGAAGTTCGCAATTACATCATGAAGGGTATGTCCTCGCGAGCCGCCCAGATGTTGCGAGAGGATATCGAAGCTCTCGGACCGGTGCGCGGAAAAGAGATTGCGAAAGCTCAGGAAGAAGCGATCGCCGTGGCGCGGCAACTCGAGTCCGAAGGGAAACTTGTATTGCGCCCCGATGGCGAGGATGAGTACGTGGTTTGA